A genomic region of Chloracidobacterium sp. contains the following coding sequences:
- the clpB gene encoding ATP-dependent chaperone ClpB, whose product MRFDRFTIRGQEAVQEAIGVAERNENQQVEPEHVLAAMMAQAEGVVKPILGKIGANSQAILTEVEAAIAKFPKVSGGQQYFSSRTNTIFQDAQKEAEKMEDEYLSTEHLLLAIASEKTGDAGRILRSNGVSSEDLEKVVTEMRGGSRITDQNAEENFQALEKYAQDLTERARKGKLDPVIGRDDEIRRTIQILSRRTKNNPVLIGEPGVGKTAIVEGLAQRIVSGDVPETLKNKRLVSLDLGAMLAGAKYRGEFEDRLKAVLKEIEKAEGQIILFIDELHTLVGAGASEGAIDASNMLKPALARGTLRAVGATTLAEYQKYIEKDKALERRFQQVYIGEPTVEDTIAILRGLKERYEVHHGVRIKDAAIVAAATLSNRYITDRFLPDKAIDLIDEAASRIRIEIDSLPQEIDVLEREILQLEIEKQALGRETDKKSKERLDDIEKRIADLNEKSSAMKAKWQSEKEEIEKMREAKEQLEQAKLELEQARQGGDLTKAAELQYGRIPEIEKLLETEQTRLAELQKDGVYLKEEVDEEDVAEIVAKWTGVPVSKMLEGEMQKLIQMEVNLGKRVIGQNEALEAVANAVRRARAGLQDPNRPIGSFIFLGPTGVGKTETARALAEFLFDDERAMVRLDMSEYMEKHAVARMIGAPPGYVGYEEGGQLTEAVRRRPYSVVLFDEIEKAHPDVFNVLLQILDDGRLTDSKGRVVDFKNTVLIMTSNLGSREIQAAAENPLADRDIRKDVLQVLRDHFKPEFLNRIDDIVVFKQLGKDEIATIIDVQLEKLRANLAERNIALELDQTARDLIVQEGYDPVYGARPLKRAIQSLIQNPLAVKLLGGEIGAGQTVKVTAENGEMKFTAAGKAATS is encoded by the coding sequence ATGAGATTCGATAGATTCACCATCCGCGGCCAAGAGGCCGTGCAGGAGGCCATCGGCGTCGCCGAGCGGAACGAGAACCAGCAGGTTGAGCCCGAGCACGTTCTTGCGGCGATGATGGCCCAGGCCGAAGGCGTCGTTAAGCCCATTCTCGGTAAGATCGGCGCAAATTCGCAGGCCATTTTGACCGAGGTCGAGGCAGCCATTGCCAAGTTTCCGAAAGTTTCCGGCGGGCAGCAGTATTTTAGCTCTCGCACCAACACCATCTTTCAGGACGCCCAGAAAGAGGCCGAGAAGATGGAGGACGAATACCTTTCGACCGAGCATCTGCTGCTTGCCATCGCGTCGGAGAAGACGGGAGATGCAGGACGCATTCTTCGCTCAAATGGCGTGTCGAGTGAGGACCTCGAAAAGGTCGTGACCGAAATGCGCGGCGGCTCGCGGATAACGGACCAGAATGCAGAAGAGAATTTTCAGGCACTTGAAAAATACGCACAGGACCTAACCGAGCGTGCCCGCAAAGGCAAGCTCGACCCAGTGATCGGCCGTGACGACGAGATACGACGAACCATTCAAATTCTCTCGCGTCGCACGAAGAATAACCCTGTCCTGATCGGCGAGCCGGGCGTTGGCAAGACCGCCATCGTCGAGGGCCTTGCTCAGCGTATCGTCTCGGGCGATGTGCCGGAGACGTTAAAGAACAAACGCCTTGTCTCACTTGACCTTGGTGCAATGCTCGCCGGTGCAAAGTATCGCGGCGAGTTTGAGGACAGGCTCAAGGCCGTTCTCAAAGAGATCGAGAAGGCCGAAGGGCAGATCATTCTCTTCATCGACGAACTGCACACACTTGTCGGTGCCGGCGCATCGGAAGGAGCTATCGATGCTTCGAATATGCTCAAACCGGCTTTGGCACGCGGAACCTTGCGCGCGGTTGGTGCGACGACACTGGCTGAGTATCAGAAATATATTGAGAAGGACAAGGCCCTTGAGCGTCGATTCCAGCAGGTCTACATCGGTGAGCCGACGGTCGAAGATACGATCGCAATCCTGCGCGGGCTGAAAGAAAGGTACGAGGTCCACCACGGTGTTCGCATCAAGGATGCCGCGATCGTCGCCGCGGCAACTCTCTCTAACAGATATATCACGGACCGCTTCCTGCCGGACAAAGCCATCGACCTGATCGATGAGGCCGCGTCGCGGATCCGTATCGAGATCGACAGTTTGCCGCAGGAGATCGACGTGCTTGAGCGCGAGATTTTGCAGCTTGAGATCGAGAAACAGGCATTGGGCCGCGAGACGGACAAGAAATCGAAGGAACGTCTCGATGATATCGAAAAGCGCATCGCCGACCTCAACGAGAAATCCTCCGCGATGAAGGCCAAGTGGCAGTCGGAGAAAGAAGAGATCGAGAAGATGCGTGAAGCCAAGGAGCAGCTCGAGCAAGCAAAGCTCGAACTCGAACAAGCGCGTCAGGGCGGCGATCTCACCAAAGCGGCTGAATTGCAGTACGGCCGCATCCCCGAGATCGAAAAACTGCTTGAGACAGAGCAGACGCGACTCGCCGAATTACAAAAAGACGGCGTTTATCTAAAGGAAGAAGTTGACGAGGAGGACGTCGCCGAGATCGTCGCCAAATGGACGGGCGTGCCCGTCTCAAAGATGCTTGAGGGCGAGATGCAAAAGCTTATCCAGATGGAAGTGAACCTGGGCAAACGCGTCATCGGCCAGAACGAGGCTTTGGAGGCCGTCGCGAACGCCGTTCGGCGTGCTCGCGCGGGATTGCAGGACCCGAATCGTCCGATCGGATCGTTCATCTTTCTCGGCCCCACGGGCGTGGGTAAGACCGAAACGGCGCGGGCGTTGGCAGAATTCCTGTTCGATGACGAACGCGCCATGGTGCGGCTCGATATGTCCGAGTATATGGAGAAGCACGCAGTCGCTCGCATGATCGGTGCGCCGCCGGGATACGTCGGCTATGAGGAAGGCGGCCAGTTGACCGAGGCCGTGCGTCGCCGGCCGTATTCGGTCGTGCTATTCGACGAGATCGAAAAGGCGCATCCCGACGTATTCAACGTGCTGCTGCAGATACTCGACGACGGCCGCCTGACCGACAGCAAGGGCCGTGTGGTGGACTTCAAGAATACGGTCCTTATCATGACCTCGAACCTGGGATCACGCGAGATCCAGGCGGCCGCGGAGAATCCGCTCGCCGACCGCGATATCCGCAAGGACGTTCTGCAGGTATTGCGTGACCATTTCAAGCCCGAGTTCCTTAACCGCATCGACGACATCGTTGTGTTCAAACAGCTTGGCAAGGACGAGATCGCGACGATCATCGACGTTCAGCTCGAAAAACTCAGGGCTAACCTCGCCGAGCGAAACATCGCCCTCGAACTCGATCAAACCGCCCGCGACCTGATCGTTCAGGAAGGCTACGATCCCGTTTACGGCGCCCGCCCGCTCAAGCGTGCGATACAGTCGCTGATCCAAAATCCGCTTGCGGTAAAACTGCTCGGCGGCGAGATCGGTGCCGGACAAACGGTCAAGGTCACGGCCGAGAATGGCGAGATGAAGTTCACCGCCGCGGGCAAGGCCGCGACGAGCTAG
- a CDS encoding nucleotide exchange factor GrpE produces MKQEEVHADEANCKIPINDKRRFNADGELVAEPEPAAEPVKPAAEIALEAELKAETERREAAEAKLVGVQARFEEEKTRLERETAEMRERLKKTLEDKAKQGQLDFLTTLLPVLDNLNRAVEASETDPDVTHLREGVIGTARSFEQALMSVGVTAVPSVGEAFDPELHEAVDMAEADEDGKILKEYSRGYKFGDRLLRPARVQVGRAASG; encoded by the coding sequence ATGAAGCAAGAGGAAGTTCACGCCGACGAGGCGAACTGCAAGATCCCGATCAACGATAAGCGGCGTTTCAATGCCGATGGCGAGTTAGTGGCCGAGCCCGAACCGGCCGCTGAGCCTGTAAAACCGGCCGCTGAGATCGCTCTCGAGGCGGAGCTAAAGGCCGAAACCGAACGCCGCGAGGCTGCCGAGGCAAAGCTCGTGGGCGTTCAGGCACGCTTTGAGGAAGAAAAGACGCGGCTCGAACGCGAAACCGCGGAGATGCGCGAGCGGCTAAAGAAAACGCTTGAGGACAAGGCAAAGCAGGGCCAGCTTGACTTTCTGACGACGCTGCTGCCCGTGCTCGACAACCTCAACCGTGCAGTCGAGGCGAGCGAGACCGATCCCGACGTTACGCATCTTCGCGAAGGCGTCATCGGCACGGCGCGTTCGTTCGAACAGGCCCTGATGAGCGTCGGCGTGACGGCCGTTCCCTCGGTCGGCGAGGCATTCGATCCCGAACTGCACGAGGCCGTCGACATGGCCGAGGCCGACGAGGACGGAAAGATCCTCAAAGAATATTCGCGCGGCTACAAATTCGGCGACCGCCTCCTCCGTCCCGCCCGAGTCCAGGTCGGACGGGCGGCATCGGGCTAG
- a CDS encoding addiction module protein, which produces MTAQTMDIMDRAEMLPIDLKLELVDRLLESVSPSQKEIDERWKIEIERRVEEVRSGKVKTIPGEEVFARIRERYHK; this is translated from the coding sequence ATGACAGCACAAACGATGGATATTATGGACCGCGCTGAAATGCTGCCGATAGATCTAAAGCTCGAACTTGTAGACAGACTTTTGGAAAGCGTTTCTCCGTCACAGAAGGAGATCGACGAACGGTGGAAGATCGAAATAGAACGCCGCGTCGAAGAAGTTCGCTCCGGCAAGGTTAAGACAATTCCGGGCGAAGAAGTCTTTGCGAGGATCCGCGAACGCTACCACAAATAG
- the tnpA gene encoding IS200/IS605 family transposase codes for MSDSVYSEINFHITWHTKNSLPMITPRIEDRLYHYLTHKIIETPGVYLHAMGGIETHMHIGLSAPPNLLISDWIGKLKGGSSYYINHEVQPKSLEWQRGYGIVTFGTRDLKWVVEYIKNQKEHHRRGSIHERLERISSDDAKAAGEGR; via the coding sequence ATGTCGGACAGCGTATACTCCGAGATCAATTTCCACATCACCTGGCACACGAAGAATAGTCTGCCGATGATAACGCCCAGGATTGAAGACCGCCTCTATCATTACCTGACTCACAAGATCATTGAGACGCCGGGCGTTTACCTTCACGCGATGGGCGGTATCGAGACGCACATGCACATCGGTTTGAGTGCTCCGCCAAACCTCTTGATCTCCGACTGGATCGGCAAGTTGAAAGGCGGCAGCTCGTATTACATCAACCACGAGGTTCAGCCAAAATCGCTCGAATGGCAGCGAGGCTACGGGATCGTTACGTTCGGAACGCGGGATCTGAAATGGGTTGTTGAGTACATTAAGAACCAGAAGGAACATCATCGACGCGGTTCGATCCACGAGCGCCTTGAGCGGATTTCGAGCGATGATGCTAAAGCTGCCGGAGAAGGACGTTAA
- the ftcD gene encoding glutamate formimidoyltransferase, with the protein MRLIECVPNFSEGRELGVIGQITDEIERVPGVRLLDVDPGATTNRTVVTFVGEPDDVVEAAFQVVKKAQELIDMRRHKGDHPRFGATDVCPLVPVSGISMEETAEYARALGRRIGDELGIPIYLYENAASEGKRRNLANCREGEYEALKERVGSDDWMPDFGPTEFTESVARSGATAVGARDFLLAVNFNLNTTSTRRANAVAFDVREKGRPKREGNPITGKVVTDDKGQPVTIPGTLKGTKAIGWFIGEYGIAQVSMNITNLTETPLHIAFDEVSEKARERGLRVTGLEIVGLVPKKAILDAGRHYLTKQRRSLGISEAEIVKIAVKSMGLDDLKPFVPEEKIIEYMLEAEDKTDSLVDMTCRGFAEETASESPAPGGGSISAYLGALGASLATMVANLSSHKAGWDDRWEEFSDWAVKGQAIKDDLLRLVDEDTEAFNRVMAAFGLPKGSDEEKAARTEAIQAATKYATEVPFRTMERTMDAFEIISAMAEHGNPNSVSDAGVGALCARSAVMGAYLNVKINAAGLKDRKYAADIIARGAEIERRAAEAETEILEMVNATIAK; encoded by the coding sequence ATGAGACTAATCGAGTGCGTTCCTAATTTTAGCGAGGGCCGCGAGCTTGGGGTGATCGGGCAGATCACGGACGAGATCGAACGCGTGCCGGGCGTGAGGCTGCTTGATGTCGATCCGGGGGCGACTACTAATCGGACGGTCGTGACGTTTGTCGGTGAGCCGGACGACGTGGTCGAGGCGGCATTTCAGGTCGTCAAGAAGGCGCAGGAACTGATCGACATGCGGCGGCATAAGGGCGATCACCCGCGTTTTGGGGCGACCGACGTTTGCCCGCTCGTGCCGGTTTCGGGTATCTCGATGGAAGAGACGGCCGAGTACGCTCGAGCGTTGGGCAGGCGGATCGGTGACGAACTCGGTATACCTATATATCTATATGAGAACGCTGCGAGCGAGGGGAAGAGGCGTAATCTGGCGAATTGCCGCGAGGGCGAGTACGAGGCGTTAAAAGAGCGTGTCGGCAGCGACGACTGGATGCCCGACTTTGGCCCGACCGAGTTTACCGAGAGCGTCGCCCGTTCAGGTGCGACGGCGGTCGGGGCGAGAGATTTCCTTTTGGCCGTCAATTTCAACCTCAACACGACCTCGACGCGGCGGGCGAATGCGGTCGCGTTTGACGTTCGCGAGAAGGGTAGGCCAAAACGCGAGGGAAATCCGATCACCGGCAAGGTCGTGACCGACGACAAAGGTCAGCCGGTGACAATTCCGGGCACGCTCAAGGGCACAAAAGCCATCGGTTGGTTCATCGGCGAATACGGCATCGCGCAGGTTTCAATGAACATCACGAACCTGACTGAGACACCGCTGCATATCGCATTTGATGAGGTTAGCGAAAAGGCCCGTGAGCGTGGGCTTCGTGTCACGGGCCTTGAGATCGTCGGGCTGGTTCCCAAAAAGGCGATACTCGACGCCGGCAGACATTATCTTACGAAGCAACGCCGCTCGCTCGGTATTTCAGAGGCCGAGATCGTCAAGATCGCGGTCAAATCGATGGGCCTCGACGACCTGAAACCGTTTGTGCCCGAAGAGAAAATTATCGAATATATGCTCGAAGCCGAAGACAAGACAGACAGCCTGGTCGATATGACATGCCGCGGCTTTGCCGAGGAGACAGCTTCCGAATCGCCCGCTCCCGGCGGCGGTTCGATCTCGGCCTATCTAGGCGCTCTAGGTGCGTCGCTCGCGACGATGGTCGCGAACCTCTCGTCGCACAAGGCCGGCTGGGACGACCGTTGGGAGGAATTCTCCGACTGGGCCGTCAAAGGCCAGGCGATTAAAGATGATCTTCTCCGACTGGTCGATGAGGACACCGAGGCATTCAACCGCGTGATGGCCGCGTTCGGCTTGCCAAAGGGTTCGGACGAAGAAAAAGCCGCGCGAACCGAGGCGATCCAGGCCGCGACCAAATACGCGACCGAGGTCCCATTCCGAACAATGGAACGCACGATGGACGCATTCGAGATCATCAGCGCCATGGCCGAACACGGAAATCCCAATTCCGTCTCAGACGCCGGCGTCGGTGCCCTATGCGCGCGTTCGGCTGTGATGGGCGCATACCTCAACGTAAAGATCAACGCCGCCGGCCTGAAGGACCGCAAATACGCCGCCGACATCATTGCTCGTGGGGCCGAGATCGAGCGCCGTGCGGCCGAGGCTGAGACCGAGATCCTTGAGATGGTGAATGCCACGATAGCAAAGTGA
- a CDS encoding carboxypeptidase regulatory-like domain-containing protein has product MMLLAKRALITCLPLLLYLVLFGFSSETTAQTTIVIYKAPNELVKNVTVDLKCGGETRRGTADSSGLFKVDPPTGGQCDIRITGGTLTDEVRFFDYPISEGAENRINIRLANKFAKEMRSGGGTGKSLLIMEKGGNKPIRGAEIVVDCAGDSPYGFSDASGRFYFDSKASGFCTYNVRHPDFEAADGGIDIAKNPRTSIFNVFLEKRRLAGAFTVTVLDADSRQPIAGVDVEISSGADSWARTTDASGVASVSRLILPTNYRVTARHRNYDDASTEVNVAVGAGRAATANLVMRRKAHIKTLTVVVTEDETGRPINEATVRLVGSWFSGYSGTTGPDGVAKIVVDRAGRFSAEVTRDNYLPAKTVFSVEPGANEADLLFNVSMLKKRVNAGGFPIKVKVVSDETNEPLSGASVRTESGDAVLTGEDGWATAQLPGFVGDRTLFFVSKPGYEEISREFTVPRISSVTVAPEFTVTLKKKAADAIKLLVEVSDRDTGKTLAGATVSLDGFSSATTGANGIAEFSLPFDRIKGLTAIQAKATLSGYNDGPSSVSTELLQPRSDPRYYSIALRKKPTNSRNSPYGPGGVWKLRKDYPMMGDDLKAVSGNPNNSASPGTFSFEHTSGIVTKFSFDTPPEVLSWGATLRLSITGTSLTPADASEQTMAKIEVGPSPRLRSKWVGPSGKNIRHDSSVATSDTVTFVFDPKEGTVFNIYFCVVHRPTTCFIYSYEPYPDWAPFASPR; this is encoded by the coding sequence ATGATGCTGCTCGCGAAGAGAGCGCTCATCACATGCCTTCCTTTACTACTGTATCTCGTGCTGTTTGGTTTTTCTTCCGAGACCACCGCACAGACGACCATAGTAATTTATAAAGCGCCCAACGAGCTGGTAAAGAACGTCACAGTTGATCTCAAATGTGGTGGAGAAACGCGGCGAGGGACTGCCGATTCAAGCGGTCTGTTCAAGGTCGATCCGCCCACCGGGGGGCAGTGCGATATACGGATAACCGGGGGCACTCTAACGGATGAAGTCCGCTTCTTCGACTACCCGATCTCGGAAGGGGCTGAGAATCGGATTAATATTAGGCTCGCAAATAAGTTTGCCAAAGAAATGCGGTCGGGCGGCGGGACCGGTAAATCTCTTCTGATCATGGAGAAGGGGGGAAATAAACCGATTCGCGGAGCAGAAATAGTCGTGGATTGTGCTGGCGATTCTCCGTACGGATTTTCGGATGCCAGCGGCCGCTTCTATTTTGACAGTAAGGCGAGTGGTTTTTGCACTTACAACGTCCGACATCCCGATTTTGAAGCCGCGGACGGAGGGATCGATATAGCGAAAAATCCCCGCACCAGTATCTTTAACGTTTTCCTTGAAAAGAGGAGGCTGGCGGGGGCGTTTACAGTGACTGTATTGGACGCGGACAGCCGACAGCCTATCGCCGGAGTGGATGTTGAGATCTCGTCGGGCGCTGATAGTTGGGCTCGAACCACTGACGCGAGCGGCGTAGCGAGCGTCAGCAGACTGATCCTGCCCACGAACTACCGCGTCACCGCCCGGCACCGCAACTATGACGACGCGAGCACAGAGGTAAACGTCGCCGTCGGAGCGGGGCGCGCTGCCACAGCGAATCTGGTGATGCGCCGAAAAGCTCACATCAAGACGCTGACGGTCGTGGTCACCGAGGATGAGACCGGTAGACCGATCAACGAAGCAACGGTCCGCCTGGTCGGTTCGTGGTTTTCGGGTTATTCGGGCACTACCGGCCCGGATGGTGTCGCAAAAATAGTCGTTGACCGGGCCGGGCGTTTTTCGGCGGAAGTGACACGGGACAACTATCTTCCAGCCAAAACGGTGTTTAGCGTTGAACCGGGAGCTAACGAGGCCGATCTGCTTTTCAATGTGTCGATGTTGAAGAAGCGCGTGAATGCCGGCGGCTTTCCGATAAAGGTCAAGGTGGTCTCCGACGAAACAAACGAACCGCTTAGTGGGGCAAGTGTGAGGACCGAAAGCGGCGATGCTGTCCTTACCGGAGAAGATGGATGGGCTACGGCTCAACTACCGGGTTTTGTCGGTGATCGTACCCTTTTTTTCGTATCAAAACCCGGATACGAGGAAATTAGCCGGGAATTTACCGTGCCCAGGATTTCATCCGTGACCGTCGCGCCTGAGTTTACGGTCACCCTAAAGAAAAAGGCTGCGGATGCGATCAAACTCTTGGTCGAGGTATCGGATAGAGACACTGGAAAGACCCTTGCCGGCGCAACAGTGAGCCTTGATGGGTTCAGCTCGGCGACAACCGGAGCCAATGGTATCGCGGAGTTTAGCCTGCCGTTCGACCGGATCAAAGGGCTAACAGCGATTCAAGCCAAGGCTACGCTTAGCGGGTATAACGACGGTCCAAGCTCGGTTAGCACCGAACTGCTACAGCCAAGGTCAGATCCGCGTTACTATTCGATAGCTCTACGCAAAAAGCCCACAAATTCCAGAAACAGTCCTTATGGGCCGGGCGGGGTTTGGAAACTGCGCAAGGACTATCCGATGATGGGGGACGATCTGAAGGCGGTGAGTGGAAACCCGAATAATTCGGCATCGCCGGGGACTTTCAGCTTTGAGCACACGAGCGGCATCGTTACTAAGTTCTCATTTGATACTCCTCCCGAGGTTTTGTCCTGGGGCGCGACCTTAAGACTTTCGATAACCGGGACCAGCTTGACCCCCGCCGACGCCAGCGAGCAGACGATGGCAAAGATCGAGGTTGGCCCTTCGCCGAGGCTGCGGAGCAAGTGGGTTGGGCCGTCGGGGAAAAACATCAGACATGATAGTTCAGTGGCGACGTCCGATACGGTCACGTTTGTCTTTGATCCAAAGGAGGGGACAGTTTTCAACATATATTTTTGTGTTGTGCACAGACCGACCACTTGCTTTATATACAGCTACGAACCTTACCCGGACTGGGCGCCGTTTGCGTCGCCGCGATAG
- a CDS encoding ATP-dependent Clp protease ATP-binding subunit, producing the protein MADIDAYKDKFSESGQRVLETALSESRKREQNYVSIEHILHAIAFEEDDLFSATMRDLSVDPRSVKMLIEKRMEDGRQHSGKGFRIAPETTELFKRAMDRARSQGRRVIDSGDIFYVLSNDERSVLNDVLQNLGVPSEEVAQIARTRIKKREKEEERVRQKYELPSFLRHFGISLNKLARQDRIPPTIGREKEIHQMIEILSHRERSNSPMLVGEPGVGKTAVVEGLARLIELEPEKVPARLRNTHIVQLQMGGIVAGTMLRGMFEERIKGIIDEVKEKDHIVLFIDEAHSIIGAGAAMGTTSDAANMFKSSLARGELRIIGATTMTEYKEYIGEDEALARRFRLVKVAEPSIDETREILMGLKPRLEKNYSVSISDEAIDTALEMSPKYIRNLHLPDKAIGWLDTASVKVEINEPEAMIVRPEHIIDVISQESRIPKDMIYRDTSDRFAAMEADLGKRVIGQKEAVTAVAERLRLNKGPLKENHYAPDGVLLFLGPTGVGKTELAKAVAEFMFGDESKMIRIDMSEYGDGTVGIEKLIGMPRGIVGSERGGILTEQLRDNPYTVLLLDEVEKASPYLMNIFLQAFDEGWITDGRGKKVYLSDAIVIMTSNLGSESFKRYEKPLGFGQKTLGEVKQIKGEVMKAAETRFTPEFRNRIDEIIVFSPLTLDEVREIAKLYLTKLQRNMERQGKLVEITESALDLLTEKGYSPAYGARFLKRHIDQKVKLPITNEWKAAMKFTVDVQDGELTVTPGDAFSLN; encoded by the coding sequence ATGGCAGACATAGACGCATATAAGGACAAATTCAGCGAAAGCGGGCAGCGCGTTTTAGAGACCGCTCTGAGCGAATCCAGAAAACGCGAACAGAACTATGTCTCCATCGAGCACATTTTACACGCGATTGCGTTTGAAGAGGACGACCTCTTTTCCGCGACGATGCGCGACCTGTCGGTCGACCCGCGTTCGGTCAAGATGCTGATCGAAAAGCGTATGGAGGACGGCCGCCAGCATTCGGGCAAAGGTTTTCGCATCGCACCAGAGACGACTGAACTGTTCAAACGGGCGATGGACCGGGCACGTTCGCAGGGGCGGCGTGTGATCGATTCGGGCGACATCTTTTACGTTCTTTCAAACGACGAGCGGAGCGTCCTAAATGATGTTCTGCAAAACCTCGGTGTCCCGTCCGAGGAGGTCGCCCAGATTGCCCGAACCCGCATCAAGAAACGCGAAAAGGAGGAGGAACGCGTCCGGCAGAAATACGAACTGCCGTCTTTCCTGCGGCACTTTGGCATATCGCTCAATAAGCTAGCCCGCCAGGACAGGATCCCGCCGACCATCGGCCGCGAGAAAGAGATCCATCAGATGATTGAGATCCTCTCGCACCGTGAGCGGTCAAACTCGCCCATGCTCGTCGGCGAGCCGGGCGTCGGCAAGACCGCCGTCGTCGAGGGGCTTGCACGGCTGATCGAGTTGGAGCCTGAAAAAGTTCCCGCCCGCCTCAGAAACACGCATATCGTCCAGCTTCAGATGGGCGGAATTGTCGCCGGCACGATGCTTCGTGGAATGTTTGAGGAACGCATCAAAGGCATCATCGACGAGGTCAAGGAAAAGGATCACATCGTCCTCTTTATCGACGAGGCGCACTCTATCATCGGTGCCGGTGCCGCGATGGGCACCACGTCAGACGCCGCAAACATGTTCAAGTCGTCGCTGGCCCGAGGCGAGCTTCGCATCATCGGAGCGACGACGATGACCGAGTATAAGGAATACATTGGCGAGGATGAGGCTTTGGCCCGCCGCTTCCGGCTCGTAAAGGTCGCCGAACCGTCGATCGACGAAACGCGAGAGATATTGATGGGCCTCAAGCCGCGTCTTGAGAAGAATTATTCGGTCAGCATCTCGGACGAGGCGATCGACACGGCGCTCGAAATGTCGCCGAAATACATCCGCAACCTCCACCTGCCGGACAAGGCCATCGGTTGGCTCGACACGGCATCGGTCAAGGTCGAGATCAACGAGCCCGAGGCGATGATCGTCCGGCCCGAGCACATCATCGACGTCATCAGCCAGGAATCGCGCATCCCGAAGGACATGATCTATCGCGACACGAGCGACAGGTTCGCGGCGATGGAAGCCGACCTCGGTAAACGCGTCATTGGCCAAAAAGAGGCCGTCACGGCCGTCGCCGAGCGGCTGCGTCTCAACAAAGGCCCGCTCAAGGAGAATCACTACGCGCCCGATGGCGTACTCCTTTTCCTCGGCCCGACGGGCGTCGGCAAGACCGAGCTTGCAAAGGCCGTAGCCGAATTTATGTTTGGCGACGAGTCAAAGATGATCCGCATCGACATGAGCGAATATGGTGACGGCACCGTCGGCATCGAAAAGCTCATCGGCATGCCCCGCGGCATCGTTGGCTCGGAGCGCGGCGGCATCCTGACCGAACAGTTGCGAGACAATCCATACACGGTCCTACTACTCGACGAGGTCGAAAAGGCGTCGCCGTATCTGATGAACATCTTCCTCCAGGCCTTTGACGAGGGCTGGATCACGGACGGACGCGGCAAGAAGGTTTACCTCTCGGACGCGATCGTCATTATGACCTCAAACCTCGGCAGCGAATCATTCAAACGATACGAAAAGCCACTCGGTTTTGGCCAAAAGACGCTCGGTGAGGTCAAGCAGATCAAGGGCGAGGTGATGAAGGCCGCCGAAACGCGCTTCACACCTGAGTTTCGCAACCGCATCGACGAGATCATCGTGTTTTCGCCGCTCACGCTCGATGAGGTCCGCGAGATCGCAAAGCTCTATCTCACCAAGCTGCAACGCAACATGGAACGCCAGGGTAAACTCGTCGAGATCACCGAATCAGCTCTCGACCTGCTCACCGAGAAAGGCTATTCGCCCGCATACGGTGCCCGCTTCCTAAAACGCCACATCGACCAAAAGGTTAAGCTGCCCATCACCAACGAATGGAAGGCCGCGATGAAATTCACCGTCGATGTGCAAGACGGCGAGCTCACGGTCACGCCGGGCGACGCATTCAGCCTCAACTGA